In Streptomyces sp. NBC_01426, one genomic interval encodes:
- a CDS encoding NADH-quinone oxidoreductase subunit A — translation MPDPTVSTVTVHAADYFRSYSVVGLLAVLGVLFVAVAFGAGRLLRPVVPTPEKLLTYECGVDPVGEGWAHTQVRYYVYAFLYVIFAVDSIFLFPWATVFAAAGYGATTLVEMFVFLGFLAVGLLYAYKKGVLEWL, via the coding sequence GTGCCCGACCCAACGGTATCGACCGTGACCGTGCACGCGGCGGACTACTTCCGAAGCTATTCGGTCGTCGGCCTGCTCGCCGTGCTCGGCGTGCTGTTCGTCGCCGTGGCCTTCGGCGCCGGCCGACTGCTGCGGCCCGTGGTCCCCACCCCCGAGAAGCTCCTGACGTACGAATGCGGCGTGGACCCCGTCGGCGAGGGCTGGGCACACACCCAGGTCCGCTACTACGTCTACGCGTTCCTCTACGTCATCTTCGCCGTCGACTCGATCTTCCTGTTCCCGTGGGCGACCGTGTTCGCCGCCGCCGGCTACGGCGCCACGACCCTGGTCGAGATGTTCGTCTTCCTGGGCTTCCTGGCCGTCGGCCTGCTCTATGCGTACAAGAAGGGCGTCCTCGAATGGCTGTGA
- a CDS encoding sensor histidine kinase has translation MTASIRTSQDDLLPPVRAAFGAATWKEIAHLLSNLPAALIGFVYTVVTVSTAGGLSVTAIGLPLLACGLLGSRQLGKLERARSRWLLGVRVDEPTPIPGPRRSGGFFPWLWSSIKDPVAWRTVLFELVRLPWGVLTFTVALTGLFVLWPVLPWVARWLTSVDRAMVRGLLSPSDELERRIAELESDRTVVVDTSAADLRRIERDLHDGAQARLVALAMGLGLAKEKLLEDPEGAAAMVDEAHGEVKLALQELRDLARGIHPAVLTDRGLDAALSSVAARCLVPVKVHVDLAARPAAAIEGIAYFVVSELLQNVSKHAAARGAGVEVWRTGPRLLIRVSDDGRGGASARAGSGLAGLTERLDAVDGVFVVDSPEGVGTTITAELPWRDREPAGVAAR, from the coding sequence ATGACCGCGAGCATCCGCACTTCCCAGGACGATCTCCTTCCACCCGTACGTGCGGCCTTCGGCGCGGCCACGTGGAAGGAGATCGCGCACCTGCTGAGCAATCTGCCGGCGGCGCTGATCGGTTTCGTCTACACGGTGGTCACGGTCTCGACCGCGGGCGGTCTGTCCGTGACCGCGATCGGGCTGCCGTTGCTCGCGTGCGGGCTGCTCGGTTCGCGGCAGCTCGGGAAGCTGGAACGGGCGCGCTCCCGGTGGCTGTTGGGCGTACGGGTGGACGAGCCGACGCCGATCCCCGGCCCGCGCCGCTCCGGCGGGTTCTTCCCCTGGCTGTGGTCGAGCATCAAGGATCCCGTCGCCTGGCGGACCGTGCTGTTCGAACTGGTCCGGCTGCCCTGGGGGGTGCTCACCTTCACCGTCGCTTTGACCGGGCTGTTCGTGCTGTGGCCGGTCCTGCCGTGGGTGGCCCGCTGGCTGACGAGCGTGGACCGGGCGATGGTACGGGGCCTGCTGTCCCCGTCCGACGAGCTGGAGCGGCGGATCGCGGAGCTGGAGTCCGACCGGACGGTGGTGGTCGACACCTCGGCCGCGGACCTGCGGCGCATCGAACGGGACCTGCACGACGGGGCCCAGGCCCGGCTGGTGGCCCTGGCGATGGGGCTGGGCCTGGCGAAGGAGAAGCTGCTGGAGGACCCGGAGGGCGCGGCCGCGATGGTGGACGAGGCGCACGGGGAAGTGAAGCTGGCGCTCCAGGAGCTGCGGGACCTGGCGCGGGGCATCCACCCGGCGGTCCTGACGGACCGGGGACTGGACGCGGCGCTGTCCTCGGTGGCCGCGCGGTGCCTGGTGCCGGTGAAGGTGCACGTGGACCTGGCGGCGCGGCCGGCGGCGGCGATCGAGGGCATCGCGTACTTCGTGGTGTCGGAACTGCTGCAGAACGTGAGCAAGCACGCGGCGGCGCGGGGCGCGGGCGTGGAGGTGTGGCGGACGGGTCCGCGGCTGCTGATCCGGGTCTCGGACGACGGGCGCGGTGGCGCGTCCGCGCGGGCCGGGTCGGGTTTGGCGGGTCTCACCGAGCGGCTGGACGCGGTGGACGGGGTGTTCGTCGTGGACTCCCCGGAGGGTGTGGGGACGACGATCACGGCGGAGCTGCCGTGGCGCGACCGCGAGCCGGCGGGGGTAGCGGCCCGGTAG
- a CDS encoding sensor histidine kinase: protein MGKDTGTSTGIGTVLRAPVAARTWRELGFLLLGFPLSTLYFCLAVTGVSLGAGLLVTFLGVPVLAGVLAMSRGFGQVERARVRGLLRVDVADPEPIRARKSGAMAAMGALLKSGSAWRHVLYSVVHFPWAVFGFCVALVFWTYGWGLLLYPLWFWVFPAFTDQPGLQVFRNDDYAFYLDSPLTIAATFLLGLALTLATPWVLRALTTVDRVLVTGLLGPSRLAHRVTELESDRGIVVDTAAADLRRIERDLHDGAQARLAALAMDLGLAKEKLTEDPREAARMVDEAHGEVKIALQELRDLARGIHPAVLTDRGLDAALSSVAARCAVPVRVSVDLPARPAAAIEGIAYFVVSELLQNVSRHAMARTASVDVWRSGDRVLIQVADDGRGGASAGAGSGLAGLTGRLDAVDGVLVVDSPAGGGTTATAELPWRDREPAGVPGR from the coding sequence ATGGGCAAGGACACGGGCACGAGCACGGGGATCGGCACGGTGTTGCGGGCTCCCGTGGCGGCGCGAACCTGGCGGGAGTTGGGGTTCCTGCTGCTCGGGTTCCCGCTGAGCACCCTGTACTTCTGCCTCGCCGTCACCGGGGTGAGTCTCGGCGCGGGTCTGCTCGTGACCTTCCTCGGGGTTCCGGTCCTGGCCGGGGTGCTCGCGATGAGCCGCGGCTTCGGACAGGTGGAGCGGGCCCGGGTGCGGGGGCTGCTGCGGGTGGACGTCGCGGATCCCGAGCCGATCAGGGCCCGCAAGAGCGGGGCGATGGCCGCCATGGGGGCCCTGCTCAAGAGCGGGAGCGCCTGGCGGCACGTGTTGTACTCGGTGGTCCACTTCCCGTGGGCGGTGTTCGGCTTCTGCGTGGCGCTGGTGTTCTGGACGTACGGGTGGGGCCTCCTGCTGTACCCGCTCTGGTTCTGGGTCTTCCCGGCCTTCACCGACCAGCCCGGGCTCCAGGTGTTCCGGAACGACGACTACGCCTTCTACCTGGACTCCCCGCTCACCATCGCCGCCACCTTCCTGCTCGGACTCGCCCTCACCCTCGCCACCCCCTGGGTGCTGCGCGCCCTGACGACCGTGGACCGGGTGCTGGTCACCGGCCTGCTGGGCCCGTCCCGGCTCGCGCACCGGGTCACGGAACTGGAGTCCGACCGGGGCATCGTGGTGGACACCGCCGCCGCCGACCTGCGGCGCATCGAGCGGGACCTGCACGACGGGGCCCAGGCCCGGCTGGCGGCCCTGGCCATGGACCTGGGGCTGGCGAAGGAGAAGCTGACCGAGGACCCCCGGGAGGCCGCGCGCATGGTGGACGAGGCGCACGGCGAGGTGAAGATCGCCCTCCAGGAGCTGCGGGACCTGGCGCGGGGCATCCACCCGGCGGTCCTGACGGACCGGGGACTGGACGCGGCACTGTCCTCGGTGGCCGCGCGGTGCGCGGTGCCGGTGCGGGTGTCGGTGGACCTGCCGGCCCGGCCGGCGGCGGCGATCGAGGGCATCGCGTACTTCGTGGTGTCGGAACTGCTGCAGAACGTGAGCAGGCACGCGATGGCGCGGACCGCGAGCGTGGACGTCTGGCGGTCCGGCGACCGGGTGCTGATCCAGGTCGCGGACGACGGCCGGGGCGGGGCGTCGGCCGGGGCCGGGTCGGGGCTGGCGGGGCTCACCGGGCGGCTGGACGCGGTGGACGGGGTGCTCGTCGTGGACTCCCCCGCCGGTGGCGGTACGACGGCCACCGCGGAGCTGCCGTGGCGCGACCGCGAGCCGGCGGGCGTACCGGGTCGCTAG
- a CDS encoding response regulator transcription factor — MRVVIAEDSVLLREGLTRLLTDRGHDVVAGVGDAEALIKTVDELAAQDALPDVVVADVRMPPTHTDEGVRAAVRLRRDHPGIGVLVLSQYVEEQYATELLAGSSTGVGYLLKDRVAEVREFLDAVVRVARGGTALDPEVVAQLLGRSRKQDVLANLTPREREVLGLMAEGRTNSAVAKQLVVSDGAVEKHVSNIFMKLGLSPSEGDHRRVLAVLTYLRS; from the coding sequence GTGCGGGTGGTCATCGCCGAGGATTCAGTGCTGCTGCGCGAGGGCCTGACCCGGTTGCTGACCGACCGGGGGCATGACGTCGTCGCCGGCGTCGGGGACGCGGAAGCCCTGATCAAGACAGTGGACGAGCTGGCGGCGCAGGACGCGCTGCCGGACGTGGTGGTGGCCGACGTGCGGATGCCGCCGACGCACACCGACGAGGGGGTGCGGGCCGCCGTGCGGCTGCGCCGCGACCATCCCGGGATCGGGGTGCTGGTGCTGTCGCAGTACGTGGAGGAGCAGTACGCCACCGAACTGCTGGCCGGTTCCAGCACCGGGGTGGGGTATCTGCTCAAGGATCGGGTGGCCGAGGTCCGGGAGTTCCTGGACGCGGTCGTACGCGTGGCCAGGGGCGGTACGGCCCTGGATCCCGAGGTGGTCGCCCAGCTGCTGGGCCGCAGCCGCAAGCAGGACGTGCTGGCGAACCTGACGCCGCGCGAGCGGGAGGTGCTGGGCCTGATGGCCGAGGGGCGCACCAATTCCGCGGTGGCGAAGCAGCTCGTGGTGAGCGACGGCGCGGTGGAAAAGCACGTCAGCAATATCTTCATGAAGCTCGGCCTGTCCCCGAGCGAGGGGGATCACCGGCGTGTACTGGCGGTTCTCACCTATCTAAGATCTTGA
- a CDS encoding 2-oxoacid:acceptor oxidoreductase subunit alpha, giving the protein MTSQVSSPAEQADGAEGSVVGEQRTSPRPGGSGKEVRRLDRVIIRFAGDSGDGMQLTGDRFTSETASFGNDLSTLPNFPAEIRAPAGTLPGVSSFQLHFADHDILTPGDAPNVLVAMNPAALKANIADVPRGAEIIINTDEFTKRPMAKVGYATSPLEDGSLDAYSIHPVPLTTLTVEALKEFGLSRKEAERSKNMFALGLLSWMYHRPTEGTETFLRTKFAKKPEIAEANVAAFRAGWNFGETTEDFAVSYEVAPATKSFPTGTYRNISGNLALSYGLIAAARQADLPLYLGSYPITPASDILHELSRHKNFGVRTFQAEDEIAGIGAALGAAFGGALGVTTTSGPGVALKSETIGLAVSLELPLLIVDIQRGGPSTGLPTKTEQADLLQAMYGRNGEAPVPIVAPRTPADCFDAAIDAARIALEYRTPVFLLSDGYLANGSEPWKIPEVTDLPDLTVQFAAGPNHELADGTEVFWPYKRDPQTLARPWAVPGTPGLEHRIGGIEKQDGTGNISYDPANHEFMVRTRQAKIDGIRVPDLDVDDPDEARTLVLGWGSTYGPITAAVRRVRAAGLPIAQAHLRHLNPFPRNLGEVLKRYDKVVVPEMNLGQLATLIRAKYLVDATSYNQVNGMPFKAEQLATVLKEAIND; this is encoded by the coding sequence GTGACCAGCCAGGTCAGTAGCCCGGCCGAGCAGGCCGACGGCGCCGAAGGCTCAGTGGTCGGCGAGCAGCGCACGTCGCCGCGGCCCGGTGGGAGCGGCAAGGAAGTCCGCCGCCTCGATCGTGTGATCATCCGATTCGCGGGTGACTCGGGTGACGGAATGCAGCTCACCGGAGACCGTTTCACCTCGGAAACCGCGTCCTTCGGAAACGACCTCTCGACCCTGCCGAACTTTCCCGCCGAGATTCGCGCCCCCGCCGGAACTCTTCCGGGCGTGTCGTCCTTTCAGCTGCATTTCGCCGATCACGACATCCTGACGCCGGGCGATGCCCCGAATGTGCTGGTGGCGATGAATCCGGCGGCGCTGAAGGCGAATATCGCGGACGTTCCGCGCGGCGCGGAGATCATCATCAATACCGATGAGTTCACCAAGCGCCCGATGGCCAAGGTCGGCTACGCGACGTCCCCGCTGGAGGACGGTTCGCTGGACGCGTACAGCATCCATCCGGTGCCCCTGACGACCCTGACGGTGGAGGCGCTGAAGGAGTTCGGGCTGTCGCGCAAGGAGGCCGAGCGCAGCAAGAACATGTTCGCGCTGGGCCTGCTGTCGTGGATGTACCACCGCCCGACCGAGGGCACGGAGACCTTCCTGCGAACCAAGTTCGCGAAGAAGCCGGAGATCGCCGAGGCGAACGTGGCCGCCTTCCGGGCCGGCTGGAACTTCGGCGAGACCACCGAGGACTTCGCGGTCTCCTACGAGGTCGCCCCCGCGACGAAGTCCTTCCCGACGGGCACCTACCGCAACATCTCCGGGAACCTGGCCCTGTCGTACGGCCTCATCGCCGCGGCCCGGCAGGCGGACCTCCCGCTGTACCTGGGCTCGTACCCGATCACGCCGGCGTCCGACATCCTGCACGAGCTGAGCCGACACAAGAACTTCGGCGTACGGACCTTCCAGGCCGAGGACGAGATCGCGGGCATCGGCGCGGCCCTGGGTGCGGCGTTCGGCGGCGCCCTCGGGGTCACGACCACCTCGGGTCCCGGTGTGGCGCTGAAGTCGGAGACGATCGGCCTGGCGGTGTCGCTGGAGCTGCCGCTGCTGATCGTGGACATCCAGCGGGGCGGTCCCTCGACGGGGCTGCCGACCAAGACCGAGCAGGCCGACCTGCTCCAGGCCATGTACGGGCGCAACGGCGAGGCACCGGTCCCGATCGTGGCCCCGCGCACCCCAGCGGACTGCTTCGACGCCGCGATCGACGCGGCCCGGATCGCGCTGGAGTACCGGACCCCGGTGTTCCTGCTGTCCGACGGCTACCTCGCCAACGGTTCCGAGCCCTGGAAGATCCCGGAGGTCACGGACCTGCCGGACCTCACCGTGCAGTTCGCGGCCGGTCCGAACCACGAGCTGGCGGACGGCACCGAGGTGTTCTGGCCGTACAAACGCGATCCGCAGACCCTGGCGCGCCCCTGGGCGGTCCCGGGCACGCCCGGCCTCGAACACCGCATCGGCGGCATCGAGAAGCAGGACGGCACCGGCAACATCTCCTACGACCCCGCCAACCACGAGTTCATGGTCCGCACCCGCCAGGCCAAGATCGACGGCATCCGGGTCCCCGACCTGGACGTGGACGACCCCGACGAGGCCCGCACCCTCGTCCTCGGCTGGGGTTCCACCTACGGCCCCATCACCGCGGCCGTACGCCGGGTACGGGCCGCCGGACTGCCGATCGCGCAGGCGCACCTGCGTCACCTCAACCCGTTCCCGAGGAATCTCGGGGAGGTCCTGAAGCGTTACGACAAGGTAGTGGTGCCGGAGATGAACCTCGGGCAGCTGGCCACCCTGATCAGGGCGAAGTACCTGGTGGACGCCACGTCGTACAACCAGGTCAACGGGATGCCCTTCAAGGCCGAACAGCTGGCGACGGTCCTCAAGGAGGCCATCAATGACTGA
- a CDS encoding 2-oxoacid:ferredoxin oxidoreductase subunit beta, whose protein sequence is MTDVTEVSEAGHHLLSLVPKAEGKQSMKDFKSDQEVRWCPGCGDYAVLAAVQGFMPELGLAKENIVFVSGIGCSSRFPYYMNTYGMHSIHGRAPAIATGLATSRRDLSVWVVTGDGDALSIGGNHLIHALRRNVNLKILLFNNRIYGLTKGQYSPTSELGKITKSTPMGSLDAPFNPISLAIGAEAGFVARTIDSDRKHLTDVLRQAADHQGTALVEIYQNCNIFNDGAFEALKDNEQAQEAVIRLEHGQPVRFGTDLTKGVIRNPTTGDLEAVTLTPENTPHLLVHDAHTTSPTTAFALSRLADPDTLHHTPIGVLRSVQRPVYDTLMADQLDTAIDRNGKGDLTTLLTGNDTWTVVG, encoded by the coding sequence ATGACTGACGTCACCGAGGTGTCCGAAGCCGGGCATCATCTGCTCTCCCTCGTGCCCAAGGCCGAGGGGAAGCAGTCGATGAAGGACTTCAAGTCGGATCAGGAGGTCCGCTGGTGCCCGGGCTGCGGCGACTACGCCGTGCTCGCCGCCGTCCAGGGCTTCATGCCCGAACTCGGCCTCGCCAAGGAGAACATCGTCTTCGTCTCCGGAATCGGCTGCTCCTCCCGATTCCCCTACTACATGAACACCTACGGCATGCACTCCATCCACGGACGCGCACCCGCCATCGCCACCGGCCTCGCCACCTCCCGCCGCGACCTCTCCGTCTGGGTCGTCACCGGCGACGGAGACGCCCTCTCCATCGGCGGAAACCACCTCATCCACGCCCTCCGCCGCAACGTCAACCTCAAAATCCTCCTCTTCAACAACCGCATCTACGGCCTCACCAAAGGCCAGTACTCCCCCACCTCAGAACTCGGCAAAATCACCAAATCCACCCCCATGGGCTCCCTCGACGCCCCCTTCAACCCCATCTCCCTCGCCATCGGAGCCGAAGCCGGCTTCGTCGCCCGCACCATCGACTCCGACCGCAAACACCTCACCGACGTCCTGCGCCAAGCCGCCGACCACCAAGGCACCGCACTCGTCGAGATCTACCAGAACTGCAACATCTTCAACGACGGCGCCTTCGAAGCCCTCAAGGACAACGAACAAGCCCAAGAAGCCGTCATCCGCCTCGAACACGGCCAACCCGTCCGCTTCGGCACCGACCTCACCAAGGGCGTCATCCGCAACCCCACCACCGGCGACCTCGAAGCAGTCACCCTCACCCCCGAGAACACCCCCCACCTCCTCGTCCACGACGCCCACACCACCAGCCCCACCACCGCCTTCGCCCTCTCCCGCCTCGCCGACCCCGACACCCTCCACCACACCCCCATCGGAGTCCTGCGCAGCGTCCAACGACCCGTCTACGACACCCTCATGGCCGACCAACTCGACACCGCGATCGATCGGAACGGCAAGGGCGACCTGACGACGCTGCTGACCGGCAACGACACCTGGACCGTGGTCGGCTGA
- a CDS encoding winged helix-turn-helix transcriptional regulator, translating to MQVSVKAPMCPSRGVLEHVTSRWGVLVLAALVERAYRFSELRREVAGVSEKMLAQTLQTLERDGFLLREAQPVIPPRVDYSLTDLGREAAEQVWALARWTERRTADVQAARAAYDEARTA from the coding sequence ATGCAGGTAAGTGTGAAGGCTCCGATGTGCCCCTCCCGCGGCGTGCTGGAACACGTCACCAGCCGCTGGGGCGTCCTCGTGCTCGCCGCCCTGGTCGAGCGCGCGTACCGGTTCAGCGAACTCCGCCGGGAGGTGGCCGGGGTCAGCGAGAAGATGCTGGCCCAGACCCTCCAGACGCTGGAGCGCGACGGATTCCTGCTGCGCGAGGCGCAGCCGGTGATCCCGCCCCGGGTGGACTACTCCCTCACCGACCTCGGCCGCGAGGCCGCCGAGCAGGTGTGGGCGCTCGCCCGCTGGACCGAACGCCGGACGGCCGACGTCCAGGCGGCCCGCGCCGCGTACGACGAAGCCCGGACCGCGTAG
- a CDS encoding SDR family oxidoreductase: MNSIVVTGATGALGRLVIEELLARVPAERVAAVVRNKEKAADLAARGIDVRIADYNEPASLAGVFGAGDRVLLISGSEVGRRVPQHTAVIDAAKTAGVAQLAYTGILGGPDADFDLAAEHKVTEQAILDSGLPYTFLRNGWYHENYTAQLPVVLEHGAVVGSAGEGRIASAARADYAAAAAAVLTGEGHLNAVYELSGDTAWSLAEYAAEVARQSGREVAYAEVPADAHLGILTGAGVPESFAAILVDVDAAISRGRLAGTGGDLARLIGRPTTPVAAAISSALA, from the coding sequence ATGAACAGCATCGTCGTCACCGGAGCCACCGGAGCCCTCGGCCGCCTCGTCATCGAGGAGCTGCTCGCACGGGTCCCCGCCGAGCGCGTCGCCGCCGTCGTGCGGAACAAGGAGAAGGCCGCCGACCTGGCCGCGCGCGGCATCGACGTACGGATCGCCGATTACAACGAGCCGGCGAGCCTGGCCGGGGTGTTCGGGGCCGGCGACCGGGTGCTGCTGATCTCCGGCAGCGAGGTCGGGCGCCGGGTCCCGCAGCACACCGCCGTGATCGACGCGGCGAAGACGGCCGGCGTGGCGCAGCTCGCGTACACCGGCATCCTCGGCGGGCCCGACGCGGACTTCGACCTGGCGGCCGAGCACAAGGTCACCGAGCAGGCGATCCTCGACTCGGGGCTGCCGTACACCTTCCTGCGCAACGGCTGGTACCACGAGAACTACACCGCCCAACTGCCCGTGGTGCTGGAGCACGGCGCGGTCGTCGGCAGCGCCGGCGAGGGCCGGATCGCCTCCGCGGCGCGGGCGGACTACGCCGCGGCGGCCGCGGCGGTGCTGACCGGCGAGGGGCACCTGAACGCGGTGTACGAGCTGTCCGGCGACACGGCCTGGAGCCTGGCGGAGTACGCGGCCGAGGTCGCGAGGCAGTCCGGCCGCGAGGTCGCGTACGCCGAGGTGCCGGCCGACGCCCACCTGGGGATCCTGACCGGCGCCGGGGTGCCCGAGAGCTTCGCGGCGATCCTCGTCGACGTGGACGCGGCGATCTCGCGCGGCCGGCTGGCGGGGACCGGCGGGGACCTGGCCCGCCTGATCGGACGCCCGACGACCCCGGTGGCGGCGGCCATCTCCTCGGCCCTGGCCTGA
- the rarD gene encoding EamA family transporter RarD → MKAENEQRTGLLYGFGAYGMWGLVPLFWPLLKPSGAIEILAHRMVWSLAVVGIALLALRHWSWMGTLVRQPRKLALTALAASVISVNWGLYIWSVNNGQVVEASLGYFINPLVTIAIGVLVLGERLRRAQWVAVGVGFSAVLVLAIGHGRPPWISLTLAFSFATYGLIKKKLNMSGLESLTAETALLFPPALGYLLWLAAQGRSTFATEGLGHSALLAATGLVTAVPLVFFGAAAIRVPLSTLGLLQYMAPVFQFGLGVLYFHEAMPPERWAGFSLVWAALALLTWDALRTSRRSRARLAAAGTLAPVSPSAAPTEPTTTREPA, encoded by the coding sequence GTGAAGGCAGAGAACGAGCAGCGCACGGGCTTGCTCTACGGATTCGGCGCGTACGGGATGTGGGGGTTGGTCCCTCTCTTCTGGCCCCTCCTGAAGCCGTCCGGGGCGATCGAGATCCTGGCCCACCGCATGGTGTGGTCGCTCGCCGTCGTCGGGATCGCCCTCCTCGCCCTGCGCCACTGGAGCTGGATGGGCACGCTGGTGCGCCAACCGCGCAAGCTGGCCCTGACCGCCCTGGCCGCCTCCGTGATCAGCGTGAACTGGGGCCTGTACATCTGGTCGGTCAACAACGGCCAGGTCGTCGAGGCCAGCCTCGGCTACTTCATCAACCCGCTGGTCACCATCGCGATCGGTGTCCTGGTGCTCGGCGAACGACTGCGCCGCGCCCAGTGGGTGGCCGTCGGCGTCGGCTTCTCGGCGGTGCTCGTGCTGGCCATCGGCCACGGGCGGCCGCCGTGGATCTCCCTGACGCTGGCCTTCTCCTTCGCCACCTACGGGCTGATCAAGAAAAAGCTCAACATGAGCGGCCTGGAGTCGCTGACCGCGGAGACCGCGCTGCTGTTCCCGCCCGCCCTCGGCTACCTGCTGTGGCTGGCCGCGCAGGGCCGGTCCACCTTCGCGACGGAGGGCCTCGGCCACTCCGCGCTGCTGGCCGCGACCGGGCTGGTCACCGCGGTCCCGCTGGTGTTCTTCGGCGCGGCCGCGATCCGGGTGCCGCTGTCGACGCTGGGCCTGCTCCAGTACATGGCCCCGGTGTTCCAGTTCGGGCTGGGCGTCCTGTACTTCCACGAGGCGATGCCGCCCGAGCGGTGGGCGGGCTTCTCCCTGGTGTGGGCCGCGCTGGCCCTGCTGACCTGGGACGCACTGCGGACCTCGCGCCGCTCCCGGGCCCGGTTGGCCGCCGCCGGGACCCTCGCGCCGGTCTCACCCTCGGCCGCTCCGACGGAGCCGACGACGACCCGCGAGCCCGCGTAG
- a CDS encoding M28 family metallopeptidase: MSLSVPRRLAAVTAIAVAGLFAATSPAALAAPAAVNAAPTPPDIPLANVKAHLTQLQTIATNNGGNRAHGRAGYKASIDYVKAKLDAAGFTTSLQTFTSSGATGYNLIADWPGGDPNSVLMSGSHLDSVTAGPGINDNGSGSAAVLETALAVSRAQLQPTKHLRFGWWGAEELGLVGSKYYVNSLSATEKAKFSGYLNFDMIGSPNPGYFVYDDDPTIEQTFKTYYAGLGISTEIETEGDGRSDHAPFKSAGIPVGGLFSGADYTKTAAQAQKWGGTSGQAFDRCYHSSCDTTANINDTALDRNADAIAYAIWNLGAGTPVPPGKSFENTADVNIPDSPGAAASSPITVSGVTGNAPATTKVDVNIVHTYRGDLQIDLIAPDGTAYRLKNSSSSDSADNVVASYTVNASSEVANGVWKLQAKDVAAQDVGYINSWKITF; encoded by the coding sequence ATGAGCCTGTCCGTCCCTCGGCGCCTTGCCGCCGTGACCGCGATCGCGGTCGCCGGCCTGTTCGCCGCCACCTCCCCCGCCGCGCTCGCCGCGCCCGCGGCGGTCAACGCCGCTCCCACCCCGCCCGACATCCCGCTGGCCAACGTCAAGGCGCATCTGACGCAGCTCCAGACCATCGCCACCAACAACGGCGGCAACCGTGCCCACGGCAGGGCCGGCTACAAGGCCTCGATCGACTACGTGAAGGCCAAGCTGGACGCGGCCGGTTTCACCACCAGCCTCCAGACCTTCACCTCCAGCGGCGCCACCGGCTACAACCTGATCGCGGACTGGCCGGGCGGTGACCCCAACTCGGTCCTGATGTCGGGCTCGCACCTGGACTCGGTGACCGCCGGCCCCGGCATCAACGACAACGGTTCCGGCTCGGCGGCCGTCCTGGAGACCGCGCTGGCGGTCTCCCGCGCCCAGCTCCAGCCCACGAAGCACCTGCGCTTCGGCTGGTGGGGCGCCGAGGAACTCGGTCTGGTCGGCTCGAAGTACTACGTCAACAGCCTGTCGGCCACCGAGAAGGCGAAGTTCTCCGGCTACCTGAACTTCGACATGATCGGCTCGCCGAACCCGGGCTACTTCGTCTACGACGACGACCCCACGATCGAGCAGACCTTCAAGACCTACTACGCGGGCCTCGGCATATCCACCGAGATAGAGACCGAGGGCGACGGCCGCTCCGACCACGCGCCGTTCAAGAGCGCGGGCATCCCGGTCGGCGGCCTGTTCTCGGGCGCCGACTACACCAAGACGGCGGCCCAGGCGCAGAAGTGGGGCGGCACCTCCGGTCAGGCCTTCGACCGCTGCTACCACTCCTCCTGCGACACCACCGCGAACATCAACGACACCGCCCTGGACCGCAACGCGGACGCCATCGCCTACGCGATCTGGAACCTGGGCGCCGGCACCCCCGTGCCGCCCGGCAAGTCCTTCGAGAACACCGCCGACGTGAACATCCCCGACTCCCCCGGTGCCGCGGCGAGTTCGCCGATCACCGTCTCGGGCGTCACGGGCAACGCACCGGCGACCACCAAGGTGGACGTGAACATCGTCCACACCTACCGGGGTGACCTCCAGATCGACCTGATCGCCCCCGACGGCACCGCGTACCGGCTGAAGAACTCCTCAAGCTCGGACTCGGCGGACAACGTCGTCGCCTCGTACACGGTCAACGCGTCGAGCGAGGTCGCCAACGGGGTCTGGAAGCTCCAGGCCAAGGACGTGGCGGCGCAGGACGTCGGCTACATCAACAGCTGGAAGATCACCTTCTAG